CCTATCGACAAGATCGTGGCTGACATTGTTGAAGACATCAGCGGAAAGCAGATCAAGCTTCCTCAAATCATAGAAATGGTTACCCTCAGACATCTCCTTGGAGACGGCAAGACCTTGCAAAATGGAACAAACCTCTACAGCGGACCGTTTTTCTGGTATTCGGAACGTGGAAATGAGATAGATTTCGTTTTCGAATACAGAGGTTCTTTCATACCGGTTGAAGTCAAATATCAGAGCAACATAAATAGATCCGATTATCTTGGAATGAAGAGAGTCTTCAAAAAAGGAATCCTCATCACCCAGAATGCGGTCTTCAGAGACGAAAATATCGTGGCGATCCCGGCGTGGCTCTTCTTTGCGGTGTTTGAAGGGAACGAATAGCGACCTTTGGCTTCACAATGTTCAAAGAAATCTCTGTTCTCAGCCCACGAGGAAGCTTTCATCAGTTCGAAAGGTGAGCTCCACGAGCCACAGTGCTTTCATGAATGTCGATCAGCCCCCACCAAGAATAACGATCTCAGAAGAAGCCCGGTGAAAGTCAATACGACACAGTTTCTACAATGAGCCTGGTGAGCTGTGCTGAAAAGATCATCTGAGACTCGTGACGTTCTTCGGCCCTTACGCGAAGGAAACTTCACCGCCTTCAGGCGATGTCGAACTGCTGGTGGTGTGGGAGGACCTGATCCACGAAGATGCTTACAAAAGTGAAAAAGACGATCGAGCTGGAAGGTCTCGAACCCCACGTTTCCTCCCTGAGCGAATGAAGTACCATCACGAAGATAATCGAAAATACTTCTCCCTCGACTTCTTTTCGAACCAATTCACAAAGTCGAGAAAGTCACTTCCAACGATGTAAAGTACATCGAAGGTGTGAAGCTACGCGTACCTGGAAAAATATATCCCCAACCTTTTCACTCTGTGGTCTGACGGCGCGCCGTCGATTTTTCCGATCGTGTAGAGAACGTAGTAACCCACCAGCTGGTGAAAGTAGCTTTGTTTCAGCTCGAGCTTTTTTGTAGTTTTTATATCGATCAGCGCATCGTCTATCAACAGATCGCAATCCGCCCCACGGACCAGTTGAGACGCTCTCCCAAAGGTTGGGTTCAAGATGCATATCTGCTTCGCTTTGAAATATTCTGGTTTCACTATCGATAGCAGATTCCGCAAATCCTCTATGTCTCTCTCATCAACACTGCTTTCATCTAGAAAGTTTTCCTTGTACGCCACTTCCAGACCTTCCCTGTACACCCTTTCCAGCTGTGCCAACAGCAACACCGCTTTGAACAGCTCATGGTTTGCAACACCCGTTTTGAGGTATTCGCCGTAAGCTTTCTTTGCAAATTCGATCGTTTCTTCAGCTTTTCGTATGATACCAGTATCGAAAGGCAGCGTGTCGCGCGACTGTAAAAGCGGTGCCAAAAACAGCAGATCGAGGGCCTTCTCGCTGGCCCACGGACTCTCTATGGCATCACGATTCAACCGTTTCACGTAGAAACGCAGTAGATAATCGAAGGCTGTTCCAACGAGCGAATAGTTCTCCGTGAAGGGAGGTGCCAAAAGCTCGGCAGAAACGTTGAACTTCGGGATTTTGAAAAACTTTTTGAACGCGTTGCGTACTTCTTCATCTTTCAAGAAAGACGTCAGGCTCATATATTTCACCCTTCAGTTACCTGCGTGAGCGTCTTGTTCAGCTTTGATAGTTTCGTCTGCCGTGTTCATCTCCAGCAGAATGTCACCGCTTGCGATTGATCTACCTTTCGAAGCGAGTTTCTTTATCTCGTCGCTCGCGTTCGAGATAGATTTCAGTGCCCTATCTATGGACGAGATCCTCCTGTCTATGTCTCCGAGGAGTTTCAACAGAGCCTCCACGATCTGCCTGTACTTTCCCGCCTCGTTCTGCTTCACGCTGAAGTACCTTGCCTCCAGATAGTGCGCGACTGCCAAGATTTCCTTGTAAGAACACAGAAAAACTTTGTGCTGTTTCGCCGCCGCGACGAGTTCTGGGAGGCTGTTCTCTTTCAGATATTAGTTATCAGTCGTGTCGCTCTGGCTTTCTGGAGTTCTATCTGTTGTCTCTCGCGGAGAACACCTGGTCTCACAGTGGCTGGACTGTTCACAAGGTGCTAAGTGGTTTTCACTACACAGTGTGAATTTTCACCGTTCAACCTCTGTGTTGATCCCACTATTCTGCGGTGTCAGCAAGAAGCGTTTACTCAAAGATCCTCAACACTCTTGAGACTCTTTGTCGATTGGAGACTATTTACGATGGAAAGTGGTTTTGAGAAAATCAACAGCTGTGAACAAAACTTTTGAAAACTCCGATCTGTACAGAAAGATCGTGGCAAGAAGCCCCAAGGCAGACGAAAGAATTGGCACAAGCACATTTTGAGAGAATGTATGCAACGTCGCCGAGAAGACAAAAACAGCTACGAGGTAGTAGACCTTCTTCAAATCGTAGGGAACAGGATACAACCTTTTGGACACACCCGCCTCGATGGCGAACACGACTATGAAACACAACCCTGTGGAAACGGCGGCTCCCCTTGCACCGAAGATAGGAATCAGCAAGAAGTTTCCAGCGAGGTTGAGCAGGGCGGCTGTTCCATCGCTCACGATGAACCAGTACGTTCTTTTGGAAAAATCTATTCCTCTTGCAACAACAGTGGCCATGGTTATCATCACAGGGTTCAGGATCAGAAATGGAGCAATTGCCGAAGCTGGGCGGTAAGATCTTGCAAGCAGGAGGAAGATAACGTCCTTGAAGGAAAGAAGAAGAAAACCGGCAGAGAACACCAGGAAAGCCACATAATCGAGTACTCTTTTGAAGATCGTCTGGTTTTCAGGGTTCTTCTCGTACTGCTCGTATGCGAAAGGATACCAAAGGGTGGAGAAACCTGTTGTGAAAAGGTTCATGGCTGAGATTATTTTGAATGCGGCAGAGTAAAGACCTATCTCAGAAAAGTTTGTGTACAAACGGAGCACGAGTCTATCTATCCAGTGGAGAAGCCACCAGACAAGGCCAGAAAAAACGAAGGGATATCCGTATTTTATAATCTCGAGGACAAGCTTTCTGTTTACCTTTATTGGAAACCAGTACGATCTTTCGAAGATCATACCGACCAAAAGCGACACGACATTTGAAAAAAGCTGAGCGTACAGCAGAGCGTAGAAGTTACGACTCACAAGCAGGGCGTAGAGTAAGATAAAACCTACCTGACTTAAAGACTGAATAACCTGAACTGCTGAGAAAAGAATGGCTCTTCCCTTGGACCTCACGAGGTTCAAATTGAAGGTTTGGAAAATTCCAGTTATGAGCGTAGCGATCAAAATGATGTGAGCTTTTGAATCAGATGTTCCCACGAGAAATGTGTTTATGGAAGATCTAAAGATGAAAACGGCAATACTTACCAAGATACTCAAAAGAACTGGTGGGATCACACTGCTCCACAATAGAATTGGTTTTTCCTGTTCTGATTTCTGCGGGAAGAATCTGAGGAAAGAATTTGGAGTACCAAGGAGAGCTACAAGAAGAAGGATCGAATACACTGTGGTGAACATGGTGGCTTTACCGAACTCTTCGGGGTTGATCAACCAGGTTGTGATGGGTGTGGTGAAGAAAGAAATGAGCGTTCTGAGCCAGGTGCCAAGAGAGAAAGAGATGTATTTTTTCAAAAGATCCTGTTCGTTGAGAGTCATCGGGGTCCTCCTTACTGGGGTATCGAATATTTGGAAAGTCACTCATGTCTCGACATCTTCTGTGAAGTCTTACCCACTTTCATCTCGTTAGCACTGGAGCTGAGAAATTTAGAAATTTCAGAATCATCCCGACTTTTTTCTCAAAGTCTTTATCGATCACAACTTCAAAGGAACCTTTAAGTGCTGTCTTCAGGAAAAGCTTATAAAGCCCTGGAAGCTTATCATTTAAAAGCATATTGTAGAAGACATTAACATCTTTTCCGAGTAGGAGTGGAGTCTCGTTGATCAGCTTATTATCGATTTCGAGCCGTACGTCTGACTCTTTTTCATAGAAACTGAGAAGAGCTTGGTAGTAAACATTACTGTCCGGGTCTATACCATAACCTTTAAACACCTTCCTGGTGAATGCGCAAACTTGTGCACGATACCGCTCATAACTACTTCTTGAACGCCGAACAATTAGACTGGTCGGCAACCGGTGAATGTATCTAAAACTTGCCAGGGGTACCCTGTAAAACTTAGATAGATCTGTGATCGTTCTGATAACTCCATTGACTGCAACGAATTTACCAATATCGCTTCTCGCGTAATTTCCCTCATAAACACGGTATTTGTACCAGGGTTGATCTATGTATTCCAATCTCAATAAATGTATTTTTCCACCGTCTACCGCGAACCAGTACGGCTGGTTCCATATTATGTAATTCTTGACAATGTATCTGAAAAAAACGTTTTTCTTTGTAAAGAAAGGATCGCCTATTACGTTTGATCCGCTATATTGAATCAACCTTCGGAGAGCTTTTTCACCAAAATCTCTGTGTACTTTCAAAATACCAGTTTCCTTGCAGTTCTCATCCATCGTTATATAGTCACTGTATACGCCATCCAGATTTCTCTCGAGGATTCTTGTTGTATTTCTCTTGAAAGCAAACTCGTCTGTTAATAAATCATCGGAGTGAAAGAGGCAAACAAAATCTCCACTCACCAATCTACTACCGTTCAACAAGGCATCGAGTTGTCCCTTGTTTTCCTGTTTTATATACTTTATTCGTTCGTCCTTGTAAGAATGCACAACCTCCTCAGTCTCATCAGTTGACCCATCGTTAATGATTATGAGTTCGACGTCTACTCCACGTTGACTCAAGACGCTTTCGATTGACC
The Thermotoga sp. Ku-13t DNA segment above includes these coding regions:
- a CDS encoding oligosaccharide flippase family protein; its protein translation is MTLNEQDLLKKYISFSLGTWLRTLISFFTTPITTWLINPEEFGKATMFTTVYSILLLVALLGTPNSFLRFFPQKSEQEKPILLWSSVIPPVLLSILVSIAVFIFRSSINTFLVGTSDSKAHIILIATLITGIFQTFNLNLVRSKGRAILFSAVQVIQSLSQVGFILLYALLVSRNFYALLYAQLFSNVVSLLVGMIFERSYWFPIKVNRKLVLEIIKYGYPFVFSGLVWWLLHWIDRLVLRLYTNFSEIGLYSAAFKIISAMNLFTTGFSTLWYPFAYEQYEKNPENQTIFKRVLDYVAFLVFSAGFLLLSFKDVIFLLLARSYRPASAIAPFLILNPVMITMATVVARGIDFSKRTYWFIVSDGTAALLNLAGNFLLIPIFGARGAAVSTGLCFIVVFAIEAGVSKRLYPVPYDLKKVYYLVAVFVFSATLHTFSQNVLVPILSSALGLLATIFLYRSEFSKVLFTAVDFLKTTFHRK
- a CDS encoding glycosyltransferase, with translation MMKVSVLMPTYNDSKYIGRSIESVLSQRGVDVELIIINDGSTDETEEVVHSYKDERIKYIKQENKGQLDALLNGSRLVSGDFVCLFHSDDLLTDEFAFKRNTTRILERNLDGVYSDYITMDENCKETGILKVHRDFGEKALRRLIQYSGSNVIGDPFFTKKNVFFRYIVKNYIIWNQPYWFAVDGGKIHLLRLEYIDQPWYKYRVYEGNYARSDIGKFVAVNGVIRTITDLSKFYRVPLASFRYIHRLPTSLIVRRSRSSYERYRAQVCAFTRKVFKGYGIDPDSNVYYQALLSFYEKESDVRLEIDNKLINETPLLLGKDVNVFYNMLLNDKLPGLYKLFLKTALKGSFEVVIDKDFEKKVGMILKFLNFSAPVLTR